The genomic DNA ccctctcccctctctcctctctctctctctctctctctctctctctctctctctctctctctctctctctctctctctttctctctctctctctctctccagttctCTGGAAGAGGAGTTGAATCACGCCAGAGAAGAGAGAGACGCCCTACACCAGCAGCTGCTCAACACCATTAAACACAAGGTGGCGCTGTCTCAGGAAGTGGAGGCCTGGCAggtaaaaaaaatccaaaaagtACAATTTACCCAAAAGCTGCACATGCTCTGTTttgttctctttctttctgtatttgGATTTGCTCAGGTGATGAAGAGTTTGGGTGTCTTTTCTGTCAGGAAAAAATAAGCACTGGGAGAACAAGCTTGTTGATGATAGAAAATCTGTTTTGTAGAGTTGTGCAACTCTCCTCCGCTTTTCCTCTCccactcaccctctctctccctccctctgtcagGAGGACATGCGCCTGGTCATCAGCCAGCAGGTGCGCACACAGGGACAGGAGGAGAAAGCTCGCGAGAAGAGGGCTTCCCTCCAGAGGAACTCTCGCTTGAGCAGATCTTTCAGGGGGCTGGGCCAGAGGGCCGAAGCAGAGGAGAGTGGGGGCTTCTTCTCTAACTTATTCAAAAAGATctgagggtgggggtgggagagAGGACAGGCATGCAAGAAGGATGGAGAACCAATGTAGTGAACAGAACAGGAAGAAACACCGAAGGGGACAATGTTTTGTCTATGGGCTTCAGGGCCTTCCCCAACGTGGAAACATCTTTGATTGCAGCGGGCGGGGAAGCAAGAGCAATAAACTCAGCACAAATAAACCCAAAGAAGAGGAAAAAGTTCCAGGAAACTGCATGCCAGAAAGTCTTTTAGGGCTTTTGAAACAAGCAGACATTTCCATCTCACAGTCAGCACGAACTCACTGCTTCGTGACAATAAGAAAGGGATGATTGTTTAGCCCTATACCATCATTTTGGCCTGTCAGACTTTTTGCATTCTGTCAAACAGGGAATGAAAGTCTGAACTGTGCCAGAGTATCTTTGTGCACGTACTGCATCCCCCCACCACCCTTCCCCAGAAAATcagaggaggggaaaaaatgcaCAAAACAGAATTACACAAGCTTCTGAAGAGCGGCAATGCATCCATATCTGTGCCattaaaaataactgcatcCATATTTATTCTTATATCCTCATTTactattttctttcttctgaACTCATTAATATATTCCATGGTttagaatatataaatatatgaatgcaGGCAAATGTGCAATATGTGTTGCAGTGTTGTTGCTCACATCAGGACCACAGCCATTCAGCTGCTTGGACAGGTCTAGTCGCAGCAGAACTGCAGCCCAGAAACAAAGATAGAgaagttttatattttgtacagAGCAAGCTATACTTTTCTGATGACttgcaataatatatatatatatatatatatatatatatatattaataaagaaaatgtttatgATACCTGTACAGTGTTTTAAATTCTGTGCCTGAAATTTCTAAAGGAAGGAGTGGAACGCCACctggtggagatggagagtCACTGTTCGGCAAAACCCCTTTTCTCAGAACTGTGCAAGCGATACTCCGAATTTCGAACCATTGTcccatatttttattatatccATGGCTTGTTTTAAGATGCATTGCATCCCTTGATACAAAGATGCTTATTTAAATTTGTTATCTCACTGGAGTCAACCACGACCAGACAGCTTTTCATATACAGATCAAATAAAACTGACTCACAATCCAACCttcccatctccctctctctctctctctgcctcccttaCTGTACAtcattattgtgtttgtatttccTTTCTTACTTATAAGGCCTCAACCTGTTTTAATACATAGAGACACAGATGTACGCATGCATtgatgtgttgtgtgcatgtctgtttAAGTATATGTGGTCGTGTTGGAGAAATCATGTTTGAGAAGTCCCCAAAAAATTAATAACAGTAAACACAGCTGTGTATGGAACAGTTTATTAACACTGCCAACAcccaaaacatattttgttgaTTTTCACAGCTTTTGGAGCACTCCTTTACACCCCATATAGTGTGTAACCACAGGGAAAGGCATAGTTTAGTAAGACATATATAGAAATAtagatattattttatttatttgagtttGAACAAATACTTTACGCGGTACAGGTGTATGAGAAGGTTCAACAATGGTTCAGTTATGTACATGATATAAACAAAGTTTTCCTTTAAGCCAACAGCATGAACTTCAATCACCACGGCTGGAATCCTTGCTGGaggcaaaaaacaaatgtgaaacaaacaaataaataatccaaAAACAACTGACATGAAATGGCATCATGTCTTAGAAGGAAGTCATTCTGCTGTCTTGGATGCAAATGTTTGAAAATGCGTGGCTATTGATAAACATTACTGTATACTGAACTACTGTGACATCCACAGAGCTTGTGTCCTCCAGAAGAGACAAGAGCAGTACTTGTAGTTGAAGTTCGAAAAGAGGTGGAGACTCCATTTCCCCCAGTGCAAGCTTTCAGcatattaataacattgtgttgtgtgagagaTATTGCTCAACATGATTTGTACTCCTGGTCAAAGCACCATCGCCATTCTATTGATAGGCTTCTTCATTAGCCTCAGGTCTTGCTTGGTTAACTGCTATATCCACCCTAGAGAGTGTGGGACCGGCGTACTGGGTTTCTGAGGTAGTTTGAGATCTCTCTGTCATAGGAAAGACTGTCTTGGATCCAGAGCTCCAGCTGTGGACAGGCCAGGGAAGCAGCATCTTTATCTGCCAGTCAGTCAGCATCATTCCCTGCATCTCAGGGGCATTGTTTGTGTTCATATCCTGTCAGGCTTTTGCCAAGTAGTGCATTTTTGGACACATAATGGAAAAAAATGCCAAAGAGCAGCTGGACATATATAAGAAAGATGGCGGCCATTGCCTTCTGCTGTGGATCCCCAGCCATGCCGTGGACTGCAGTATGAAGCCCACTAGAAGCCGGCTCTGAGTGGAAACACAGCAGCACCAGTCATTCTACAGCAGccaaatgtcttttttttttcaggtgaTTGTATCTGGTCAGGCCGGGTCCCGAAGATTAATAGGCACATGgatctgggcggctttcatacCCACTGGGCAGGATGTGAACAAATCTTGGGCATGGGATCGACTCTCTACAGAGCTTTGTTGCCAGCACACCCAATCGGGCCTGGTACCCTGGAGAGAGAGGCTCATCCGTGCACCCGTGGTAGAGAACCGAATTCTCTGCATTGTCAACTGCATTGTGCAAGCAAGTGCTGTCACTGTAGTCCCTGCAAGTGCTGTCTGGCTGGGCCTCTTCCTCCAGGTTGTAGGCCAGAGAGAGCGTGCAAAGCGGGACACCCGGACTGTCAAGACTGGTTATATCTGGTTGCTGCTGCTCCGGACCGCTCTCTAAATCAGGCGCCTGACCCCAACTCCACTCCTCTTCGTCGATGCCTGAAAGAGGGCAGGGAGGGAGGCTCTCTGCACACTCCAGCACCTCCCCCAACGATTCCTCCCCATCCCTCTCTAGTCTGTAAAACAGCGAGCACCTCTTACTGTAGTCCTGGTCGCCGACGGTCGAGTTGGACATGCTGCTGGTGCTCAGGAAACCCTGCTCGTATCCGCTGTCCAAGCGCAGGCTGCTGCACAGCAGGGCATCGGAGtccgagagggagagagatgagaTGGGGGCTCTTTTGGGACTCCAGACCACATCCCGGAGCCTGGACCTTCTGCCTGGACCTTCCGTGAGAATCTCCTAGTTAAAGATGTATTGGGGTTATTGTCATGATCCTCTACCTGCTTTTTTGCCACTCTTTCAATACCTTATGGATACCTAAATTCCACAGCGTTGGGAGAAGATACCAGGAAAGGTGAGCAGTCAGCTGCTGCCCGTTAGAAACATACTGTTTGTCCAGCAGGCACTCTGACTGCCCTTTGAATGGAGTTAAGATAGCGGAGAAGGGATTCAGTCTGTGGCTGCTGTGGATGCTTTTTAAACTTGGCCAGTTTGGTCTCTACCTTTCAATACAACAATCACGATGCAGTGCTTTTAACCCTACGTCTGGACTGCTTTAAAGAAAGCTGATAATTTGAAGTGTCGAGGTGTCAAGTTGACTTACTTACCAGTGTTTTAGGAGTCTGGAGGTTAGAGGGCTTGGGCTTCAGGTAGCATTGCACCATCATGTATAGGCTTACTACCAGGAAGAACACTATCAGTAGAAAACAGCTCACAAAACTAACTGGGAGCCAGATGGCTGTCCCGTTCCGACTGGGCAGGAAGATACACGCCTCCTGGGACTGTGGGCTCTCACTGTAGGCTAGCACTTTGGCCTTCACACAGTAGTGGTAGCCCGGAATGAGTCCCTCGAAGGAACAGATGACAGGATCCGAAATATTCATCAGTATTTTCCTCTGCAAAGGACAGAACAGCAGAGAAGCTTTTACATAGGATGTATTGCCCCCGACTCCCTACATGCTGCACACTCCTTGCACTCATGCTGAATATTGGGTTAGCGTACAGAAAGAGCACAGAAAGGTAGGCACTAAGTGTGCAAATCACGCTATCTTTGCCTTGAAGACCTCTGAAAATTACCTGGATGGCCCAGGGGGTGCTTCTCTCATAAAGCTGTACAGTGTACTCAGCGTTTCCCCACTGACTGCTGATGGGGTGTTCGAGTTTGACTTTGACCTCCCGGTGCTGGAGAGACAGCGTGACAATGGGGGGGCTCACCTTTGCTGTTGGGGataacagaggaggaggagatgagaTCAAAAGCCCAGCTCCATGATAGAAACAAGGTTGCAGTGCTTGGTGTAGACAGTACAAGATTTATGGACTCTTAAGACCACTGCACAAATCACTCACTGTACGGTCTCCCAGATATTTACTGTAGTCAGTCCAGTTTACCGTTCCAGTTTGAAGATCAAAGCATACCACTATATATAATGTACAATGATGCTTCCCTTGAGGAGTGCAATTTGTTTCTGCAGGGTagaaagaagagggagagaagatAAGGCTTACAGTGACTGTAAGGTTGGACCTGCAGGGTATCAGACCACTTTGAGGTCTCGTTCCTCCGCATGGACTTCACCCTGATGAAGTAGTGTCCATGGATGTCTTCGAAAGTCAGCGGCAGTGTGCAGCTCGTGGACTCGATGCCTCTGCAGCCGTCAACTTCCTTCCATGattcccttaaaaaaaaaaacacatagaaatagaaatggttgccCGGTTTTAATTCTAGAATtcttacatttgttttacagaCTTTTTAACTGGGGAGTAAAGCATAATCTAGAGTCTATAACTATCGTGTGAGAAAGGATTTCGAGgcaggagaaaaaagaaagcgtGTGTTTCAGTTATATGGTGTCAATTGAAGTTCACCCATTGATGCAGTCCTGTAAAGTACATTTGGTATGCATTCGAGTATTGAAAATAAGCATGGATGTTTCTGTTCGCTCATGTTGAGAGGATTGAGCTGTGCACTAAGGTCCCTTCCTGCTCAGCTTTGCTCTTGTGACACAGCAggggattttaattatttttgtaatgggaAATTAGCATTAATATCAATGACTTTCTCATACAACCATTTATCGATGTTTCAGTGACTCCTGTATCTGTAGGAGGAACTGTCAGTCTGTGTTCACGGAGACGGTGAAATGGACTGCAGTTCAGCGAGGTTAGGCAGCAGGGGGCGCTGTCTGTCTCCCATTCAGACTGTACTCACCCCAGGTTTTTCATCTCGATTGTGTAGAGGGTGTCTGTTTGGTTCCTGGCTGCTGGGCTCCAGTACACAACAGCTATGAAGTCCTCTATGGTTAAGGTGAAATTCTCAGGAGGAGACAGCCCGTCTGGAGAGCAGACACATACAGAAATCACAGTGCGAACCACCCCTCCTCAGATCTGCTCATGGCAACAGCAGAACACAGAAATCATGACGGCAGAGCAGGGCTGTAGGTATTTCATTGGAGGCTTAAAATGAAAGGATGCCTATGCACCCTCTTTGAGTCAGAGCAAGTGGTGTCTGGGAGAGTAGGTTCTCTCCTCGCTCTGTAATTCATGTTCACAAAGACACTTGGAGAAATCACTCTGCATTGTGCACACATACAGGAAGTGCTTGacaaagacaaaaagaaaaagaaaggaagaaagaaagaaatgcagatgGAAGCAATCCTATTACCTGTCACATTTTTGTTCAGGACAATTGGGGTGTCTGATAAGAATTTAAAGTTAATTCAACTAATGAGTGAAACTGTATACATCACCGGAATCTGTCCATTCAAATGTGCAAAAGCAAAAAATGGAAACAGATCCAATGTGAGTGAAGTATTTTACTGTATTCTCTTCCCAACAGGCACTTGACGTAATTGTGACGTTCTTTTGTGATTGAAATCCAGTTGTGACTTGGATCAACAAGAATACAGCTACTGTTCAATGTGGTTTTGGCATCGATTCATCGAAATGCACGTTGCTTTCAGGTTGAAGAGACGTCGTGAGAAGTGTAGATAAACACAATATCCTCTCAAACAATATCATTTATTTCCCTAACCCCCAAACtgtttttatgaatgtattttcagTGACATGTTCAGAAAATGCACAAACTTATCCttaaataaagagaaaaaaagtgaaatcatgCAGTTTgtaagtgtgtatgtatgtgtgcatacatatatatagtagtGTTGTAGGCTTTTTACTACTTGGAGGGATTCAGAGGTAAAACAACAGCTTGATTATGGAGCAAAGCAGCTTTTTAAAGTGCAAAACACAGCTGAGCCAACCAGTCAGAGGCGTATCAGGAAGGGTTATCAGGTaatcagccaatcagatgtAGTTATATACAGCTTATTAATAGCACACGATACTCCgttaaataaagtaatttcaacCAACAATGTACCTGTTTGGGGTTTTCATTCTAGAATTATCCATTCtatttgcaaatccaatcaattttcaatgtaaattcaatgtggaataAAGAAGTTGAAACAActaatgtattttgcctgctgGGTTGTTTTTGGTGACGGATCCTTTAAATGAATTTACGGTAGCATACAACAGTAAAACCACATTTCAGTATGTTTTTTACCATTGCAAATTTACTGCAAGGAACTTTAAGAGGGGTCCCTATAGTTTATGTGTTCAGAGGAGTGAAAAAAGGCACAATAACAAAAAttaaattcacacacacacacacacacacacacacacacacacatacttcacAATATAGGCACAGACATTGCAGTGAATTGGGCTCTCGAGTTAATACTAATAGAGCTAAAGAACTAATACTTTTACTAGGACTGGCGCTGGAAACTGTATTTTCATGCTCTAATTGTACTATGTTTATTGAAAAGTATATGTTTTCCGACACCCTGGATAAggccagcaacaacaacaataataataaaaataagttatagAAAAGACTGTTTCCATACTATTTTCATAACATGAATCTATAAAGCATCtgggaataaatacatacatacatacatcattgcaccaatcaatcaatcaatctatcaTCAATTCACAAACAGGGTCTTGACCTGAGGACGTCAGTTGACCCCACAGCAGGTAGAAGAATAAAGCCCAAGCGAGGGTCTTCCTCCTCATCCTTTCAGGGCCTGGTCAGGGCCTCCACTCATTCTCTCCACAGTCACTGGGCTCCTGGGCTGCTGCTCACAGATGGACAACCTGGGCAGAGGTCCACCACCAGGTACATCTGGAACAGAAGGAAATGCCTCTTGGGTACTTGGACACATGCAGGTGTTGACATATACaagatataagaacatttctttGTCTTGCATTTCATGCCACTGTGGATTTATAATAGAGTACATTTATGAAGCGATACATGTTAAACAGGTCATGTGGacctgaaaaagagagggagctgcactaccaatacaaatttaactaatagtaatctttacaaatattgaaataactaacaattttatattgtctatgtattcattgtaagaAGACTTTATTTAATGTAGTATATTGTAGAGTACAATAAATATCTTGTAATATATATCTGAATAACATATCACACTCatattatacatattcatattacaCACTATTCCACCACAATATTACACATATTATATCACATATTATATCTCACTCATATTACAAACGATGAAGTTATAATCTAAGCACTCCCTTCTCACAGGCATAGGATAGTTTTGTGACACTTTGCTTATGTTGTATATGGCTCAGACAGTAAGGTCAGCACATTAAACCCCAGAAGACCTGGGTTTGAGTCCCCCCATGGCCAGAATGGAAGAGTATGTTAAACATGATATATCCCTACAGATGTGTTTGGCTTATGGCTTTATTAGTTTCAATATTCATGTACTAGCATTATCATATTGTAGCAGATCTGAAGACATCTTAAGAAGCCAGGGCCATTTGACGTTGTGGTTAGATCACAGCAGTGTAGTTTGTGAAACCTGGGTTCAAATCTCATTGTGGATGAAACCCTAAAGTCTGTTAAACATGCCATATCTGTCTAAATATGCTTGGCCCCTtacattgctgcttgcagctacatttattattttttctatccTTTGTGTTTTGTGGATTCTTTTTCAGTAAGGATGTCACTTGGTGTGGCCAAACAGATGTTCAGATTTAGATGCACTCGTTGAAAAGAGCTATGGTATATTTAAGTTTGCTGGTTTTATTTATGGTGTGAAATAAGGATAATCTGTAAAGGTTAAtgagttttttttaaaccatttgtGATAACCAAGTTTATGTCATGCTCTTTTAAGAGAATTGAAACAGAAATCactgaaaatgaatgtattggCTCTTTCTCTGCATATGCCACTGGGGTTTTTCATTTCTACAAATGGACCAGTTCTTACTGAAAGACGAACGTGAATAATAACTACTTGTtcctatttgtttatttttcagtagATCAAGGAAACATTCTCTTTCCCTATTCCAGATACACTTCGAACAAAgatctgtttctcactgttgtTACGCTTATCCTAAGGTTAAAATCTAGACTGCAGTTATTGTTCGTATCTCATTGCAACTGGAGGAGTTATCTAGAGTCGTGTATGGGATATGCGCGTGTGTTTGTAGTCAGCATTTTAAA from Amia ocellicauda isolate fAmiCal2 chromosome 1, fAmiCal2.hap1, whole genome shotgun sequence includes the following:
- the crfb12 gene encoding cytokine receptor family member B12, producing MRRKTLAWALFFYLLWGQLTSSDGLSPPENFTLTIEDFIAVVYWSPAARNQTDTLYTIEMKNLGESWKEVDGCRGIESTSCTLPLTFEDIHGHYFIRVKSMRRNETSKWSDTLQVQPYSHSKVSPPIVTLSLQHREVKVKLEHPISSQWGNAEYTVQLYERSTPWAIQRKILMNISDPVICSFEGLIPGYHYCVKAKVLAYSESPQSQEACIFLPSRNGTAIWLPVSFVSCFLLIVFFLVVSLYMMVQCYLKPKPSNLQTPKTLEILTEGPGRRSRLRDVVWSPKRAPISSLSLSDSDALLCSSLRLDSGYEQGFLSTSSMSNSTVGDQDYSKRCSLFYRLERDGEESLGEVLECAESLPPCPLSGIDEEEWSWGQAPDLESGPEQQQPDITSLDSPGVPLCTLSLAYNLEEEAQPDSTCRDYSDSTCLHNAVDNAENSVLYHGCTDEPLSPGYQARLGVLATKLCRESIPCPRFVHILPSGYESRPDPCAY